One genomic region from Sulfurimonas sp. encodes:
- a CDS encoding ABC transporter permease: MNFKDVFFNEAKLIFSDIAIVLTIIGGVILYSFLYPQPYTSQSVSGLPLSVVDLDKSDVSRDIIFKLDATPQISVKRVDLSERDAKDALLRADVKAIVIIPNNFKKDLALNKSPIIAVGADASYFLIYGGILEGAMKSVLTQSATIKIANLLKKQVPLSKAKEAYAPYSLNIINLFNPQNSYTQYVIPAVFVLILQQTLLIGLGILGGGINEKISRGESGYFKIAPTWMMMLSRVMIFGFIFFIHMLFYFGFSFEMFDITHLASMIDLLTFGFVFLLAVIFFGIFIGALFSSREIATPAILFSSLPLVFTAGFVWPVEALPQALVYLSMLFPSTVAIEGFLKLNQMGASFDMVIELYAILWLQVIIYGTLAYLVINQKRDNIKSV; encoded by the coding sequence ATGAACTTTAAAGATGTTTTTTTTAATGAGGCAAAACTTATATTTTCAGATATTGCGATAGTTTTAACTATTATCGGTGGAGTTATATTATATTCTTTTTTATATCCTCAACCATACACCTCACAAAGTGTTAGCGGTTTGCCTCTTAGTGTTGTTGATTTAGATAAAAGTGATGTTTCTAGAGATATTATATTTAAGTTAGATGCAACTCCTCAAATAAGTGTAAAGAGAGTTGATTTAAGTGAGAGGGATGCCAAAGATGCTCTTTTAAGAGCAGATGTAAAAGCGATAGTTATTATTCCAAATAATTTTAAAAAAGATTTAGCATTAAATAAAAGTCCAATAATCGCAGTTGGTGCAGATGCTAGTTATTTTTTAATTTATGGCGGTATTTTAGAGGGTGCAATGAAGTCAGTTCTAACACAAAGCGCCACCATAAAAATAGCAAATCTTTTAAAAAAACAGGTACCTCTTAGTAAAGCAAAAGAAGCTTACGCACCCTATTCTTTAAACATTATAAATCTTTTTAATCCTCAAAACTCTTATACTCAGTATGTTATACCTGCAGTTTTTGTTCTTATACTTCAACAGACTTTGCTTATAGGTTTAGGGATACTTGGTGGAGGGATAAACGAAAAGATTAGCAGAGGCGAGAGTGGTTACTTTAAAATTGCTCCAACATGGATGATGATGTTATCTAGAGTTATGATTTTTGGTTTTATATTTTTTATTCATATGCTTTTTTATTTTGGATTTAGTTTTGAGATGTTTGATATTACTCATTTAGCATCTATGATTGATTTGCTAACATTTGGTTTTGTGTTTTTGTTAGCGGTTATCTTTTTTGGTATCTTTATTGGTGCTTTATTTTCAAGTAGAGAGATAGCGACTCCCGCTATATTATTTAGTTCTTTGCCTCTTGTGTTTACAGCAGGTTTTGTGTGGCCAGTAGAAGCGCTTCCACAAGCTTTAGTATATCTTTCGATGCTCTTTCCTTCAACCGTAGCCATCGAAGGTTTTTTAAAACTAAACCAGATGGGTGCGAGTTTTGATATGGTTATAGAGTTGTATGCCATTCTTTGGCTTCAAGTAATCATCTATGGGACTTTAGCTTATCTTGTTATAAATCAAAAAAGAGATAATATAAAAAGTGTATAA
- a CDS encoding citrate synthase: protein MSKDIITITNNRDNKSYEFPILDASVGPSVVDISTFYKETGMFTYDEGYTSTASCQSKITYIDGGAGKLMYRGYDIAYLAKEKTFLDTAYLLLHDDLPSAEQLKAYEGEITKRSFVNEGIKKLFDSFPDQAHPMAILSAGVSALSTFYFDHLEIDDKDEYQEMSNRIVAKIPTLAAFSYRYSNGLPIIYPDMNKGFTENFLNMLRAYPHSYVDLKPIEIKALDTIFTLHADHEQNASTTAVRNLASTMAHPYAAIAAGIGALWGRSHGGANESVIRQLEMIGTVDRVDEFIAKAKDKNDSFRLMGFGHRVYKNFDPRATVLKEIRNELMTELGISSELVAVAEKIEKIALSDEYFIKRGLYPNIDFYSGLILQALKIPKEMFAVIFVIGRTPGWIAQWSELSKQKTVKIARPRQLYTGPTERTPEY, encoded by the coding sequence ATGAGTAAAGACATAATTACCATAACAAACAATAGAGATAATAAAAGTTATGAATTTCCGATATTAGATGCTAGTGTAGGACCGTCAGTAGTTGATATATCTACATTTTATAAAGAAACAGGCATGTTTACTTATGATGAAGGCTATACATCTACAGCATCTTGTCAATCAAAAATAACATATATTGATGGCGGAGCTGGTAAGCTTATGTATCGTGGTTATGATATTGCATACCTTGCAAAAGAAAAGACTTTTTTAGATACTGCTTATCTTCTTTTACATGATGATTTACCATCTGCTGAGCAGTTAAAAGCTTATGAGGGAGAAATTACAAAGCGTTCTTTTGTAAATGAAGGAATTAAAAAATTATTTGATTCTTTCCCTGATCAAGCACATCCAATGGCTATTTTATCTGCTGGTGTTTCTGCTCTTTCTACATTTTATTTTGACCACTTAGAGATAGATGATAAAGATGAATACCAAGAGATGTCAAACAGAATCGTTGCTAAGATTCCTACTCTTGCTGCTTTTTCATACAGATACTCAAACGGCTTACCAATTATCTATCCAGACATGAACAAAGGTTTTACTGAAAATTTCTTAAACATGCTAAGAGCTTATCCACATAGTTATGTTGACTTAAAGCCTATCGAAATCAAAGCACTAGATACTATCTTTACTCTACATGCCGACCATGAGCAAAATGCATCTACAACTGCTGTAAGAAACCTAGCATCTACTATGGCGCATCCTTATGCTGCAATTGCTGCTGGTATTGGTGCATTATGGGGAAGAAGTCATGGTGGAGCAAATGAAAGCGTTATTCGTCAACTAGAGATGATTGGTACAGTTGATAGAGTCGATGAGTTTATTGCAAAAGCAAAAGATAAAAATGATTCATTTAGACTTATGGGCTTTGGTCATAGAGTATATAAAAACTTTGATCCTCGTGCAACAGTTCTTAAAGAGATTAGAAATGAACTTATGACTGAACTTGGAATTAGTAGTGAGCTTGTTGCGGTGGCAGAAAAAATAGAAAAAATCGCTTTAAGTGATGAGTATTTTATTAAACGCGGTCTTTATCCAAATATTGACTTCTACTCAGGTCTAATCCTTCAAGCACTTAAAATTCCAAAAGAGATGTTTGCGGTTATTTTTGTAATCGGTAGAACTCCTGGTTGGATTGCTCAGTGGAGTGAACTAAGTAAACAAAAAACTGTTAAAATTGCTCGTCCTCGTCAATTATATACAGGACCAACAGAGAGAACTCCAGAGTATTAA
- a CDS encoding DUF438 domain-containing protein — protein MTTKNLKKNLLDFVGLKKHFARKENQLFPYLEQYGWTSPSQNMWAFHDDIRAIIKQARTLVDTDDVQALSLVLQNLFSNLEHIMQVEEQRLLPNAMQLMQEDDWKEMRDGDEEIGWMFDEHPALYPVHEEGEYIHPSLDTKKRKLPFSLEGRLDLEQGHMLPEQINWLLKFMPVDITYVDENDIVIFYNRGEDRVFPRSAGIIGREVKFCHPPKSVDQVLMILREFKAGNRDEAEFWITFKGKFIHIRYFAIRNDEGEYKGVIEVSQDVTHIRSLEGQQRLLDWE, from the coding sequence ATGACAACGAAGAATTTAAAGAAAAATTTGCTCGACTTTGTAGGGTTGAAAAAACACTTTGCAAGAAAAGAAAATCAACTTTTCCCTTATTTAGAGCAGTATGGTTGGACATCGCCTTCACAAAATATGTGGGCATTCCATGACGATATTCGTGCTATCATAAAACAAGCTAGAACTTTAGTAGATACAGATGATGTACAAGCTCTTAGTTTGGTTTTACAAAACCTTTTTTCAAACTTAGAGCATATTATGCAAGTTGAAGAACAAAGACTTTTACCAAACGCTATGCAACTTATGCAAGAAGATGACTGGAAAGAGATGCGAGATGGAGATGAAGAGATTGGTTGGATGTTTGATGAGCATCCAGCTCTTTATCCAGTACATGAAGAAGGGGAATATATCCACCCATCGTTAGATACAAAAAAAAGAAAACTTCCTTTTTCACTAGAGGGACGCTTAGATTTAGAACAAGGTCATATGCTTCCAGAACAAATTAACTGGCTTTTAAAGTTTATGCCTGTTGATATTACTTATGTTGATGAAAATGATATCGTTATCTTTTATAATCGTGGAGAAGATAGAGTTTTTCCAAGAAGTGCAGGGATTATTGGTCGTGAAGTTAAATTTTGTCATCCTCCAAAATCAGTTGACCAAGTGTTAATGATTTTACGAGAGTTTAAAGCTGGAAACCGAGATGAAGCAGAGTTTTGGATTACCTTTAAAGGTAAGTTTATTCACATTCGTTACTTTGCTATTCGTAATGATGAAGGTGAGTATAAAGGTGTTATAGAAGTGAGTCAAGATGTTACACATATACGAAGTCTTGAAGGGCAACAAAGACTACTAGACTGGGAGTAA
- a CDS encoding ABC transporter permease yields MYKVLIASFLYEIRSIKNSWYKFSLITFLPLVSFVLIISIFYQGVVRDMPITVVDNDKSSISAKLISNIQSSSTIDIKKMSLSLRDAMALVKRGEVYGVVVIPQHFYKDMLLQKQPKVTVMLNTQYILIGKILSAALTSTVMQSSPEIEYVKGGDFISPIQMQITPFFNTYQNYFLFLVSALLPAIWQIFIVVATLVSFGSMFKANEEKEFFKDGFIEVSIIGKLLPYTLSYLFLGIGYLLYMYQFLSWELQGSFIITIFGMFLTVVAYQGIALLFFVTGFDYARSLSLGAVYTAPAFAFLGVTFPIFNMNSFALFWRDMLPISHFVELQISQANYGLGFTLELQKLLILFSFWIIFVPVFYMFKRRLQR; encoded by the coding sequence ATGTATAAAGTATTAATAGCATCTTTTTTATATGAAATTAGAAGTATTAAAAATTCTTGGTACAAATTTTCACTTATAACTTTTCTGCCTCTTGTTAGTTTTGTTTTAATCATTTCTATCTTTTATCAGGGTGTTGTTAGAGATATGCCGATTACTGTTGTAGATAATGATAAAAGTAGCATATCCGCTAAACTAATATCAAATATACAAAGTTCTTCAACCATAGATATAAAAAAGATGAGTTTATCTTTAAGAGATGCGATGGCTCTTGTGAAACGGGGTGAAGTTTATGGTGTTGTTGTAATTCCACAACATTTTTATAAAGACATGCTTTTACAAAAACAGCCTAAAGTAACTGTGATGTTAAATACGCAGTATATTCTTATTGGAAAGATTCTATCAGCAGCTTTAACCTCTACTGTTATGCAAAGTTCCCCAGAGATAGAGTATGTTAAAGGTGGAGATTTTATTTCTCCCATACAGATGCAAATCACGCCATTTTTTAACACTTATCAAAACTATTTTTTATTTCTTGTTTCAGCTTTGCTACCTGCTATTTGGCAAATTTTTATAGTTGTTGCAACTTTGGTGTCTTTTGGTTCAATGTTTAAAGCAAATGAGGAAAAAGAGTTTTTTAAAGATGGATTTATTGAAGTGAGTATTATTGGTAAACTTTTGCCATATACTCTTTCTTACCTTTTTCTTGGAATCGGGTATCTGTTATATATGTATCAATTTTTATCTTGGGAGCTTCAAGGCTCATTTATCATAACTATTTTTGGGATGTTTTTAACAGTTGTAGCGTATCAAGGTATAGCACTTTTGTTTTTTGTAACTGGTTTTGATTATGCTAGAAGTTTAAGTCTTGGAGCAGTTTATACTGCTCCAGCATTTGCTTTTTTAGGTGTAACTTTTCCTATTTTCAACATGAATAGTTTTGCCCTGTTTTGGCGAGATATGCTTCCTATTTCTCATTTCGTAGAGCTTCAAATATCTCAAGCAAATTACGGTTTAGGTTTTACCTTAGAACTACAAAAGCTTCTCATACTCTTTAGTTTTTGGATAATTTTTGTTCCTGTGTTTTATATGTTTAAAAGAAGGCTTCAAAGATGA